A portion of the Nitratidesulfovibrio termitidis HI1 genome contains these proteins:
- the fliR gene encoding flagellar biosynthetic protein FliR, translating into MDIFAFDAAAMLSFLLTFMRVSLVLFLLPFFGGDAAPMQVKVALCMVFTLALWPHVSLPGGLMPTHPFSLIVLLAGELVMGLMLGMTVHFLFAGIQTGGQMLATQMGFTMITLADPLTGASVSITSHLLYMVAMLSFLALDGHLYMLRAFVRTFELVPAGGLLLTPPLVKEVLALSGSMFVLAVKIAAPVLVSLFLVELALALMARAAPQMNLLMIGFPLKIAVGFFFIGMLFTIMADKIREFIVGMDPMMLHLLQAASPLLNR; encoded by the coding sequence ATGGATATCTTCGCGTTCGACGCCGCCGCCATGCTCAGCTTTCTGCTTACCTTCATGCGGGTGAGCCTGGTGCTGTTCCTGCTGCCTTTCTTCGGGGGCGACGCGGCGCCCATGCAGGTCAAGGTGGCCCTGTGCATGGTGTTCACCCTGGCGCTGTGGCCGCACGTGTCCCTGCCGGGCGGGTTGATGCCCACGCACCCCTTTTCGCTCATCGTGCTGCTGGCGGGCGAACTGGTCATGGGCCTGATGCTGGGCATGACCGTGCACTTCCTGTTCGCGGGCATCCAGACCGGCGGCCAGATGCTGGCCACCCAGATGGGCTTCACCATGATCACCCTGGCCGACCCGCTGACCGGGGCCAGCGTCAGCATCACCTCGCACCTGCTGTACATGGTGGCCATGCTCAGCTTTCTGGCGCTGGACGGGCACCTGTACATGCTGCGGGCCTTCGTGCGCACCTTCGAACTGGTGCCCGCGGGCGGCCTGCTGCTTACCCCCCCGCTGGTGAAGGAAGTCCTGGCCCTGTCCGGCTCCATGTTCGTGCTGGCCGTCAAGATCGCCGCGCCGGTGCTGGTTTCGCTGTTTCTGGTGGAACTGGCGCTGGCGCTGATGGCCCGCGCCGCCCCGCAGATGAACCTGCTGATGATCGGCTTTCCGCTCAAGATCGCCGTGGGCTTTTTCTTCATCGGCATGCTGTTCACCATCATGGCCGACAAGATCCGCGAATTCATCGTGGGCATGGACCCCATGATGCTGCACCTGTTGCAGGCGGCCAGCCCCCTGCTGAACCGCTGA
- the flhB gene encoding flagellar biosynthesis protein FlhB yields the protein MAQRDPSKTEKATPKRRKKARGKGNVPKSQELTKALTILAGSVGLLFYIDFLAKDMQTIFRHFLGNAFGFNPNQQNVIKLLMWLAGELAAMLLPIMLFIGFTAWLVLRLQVGKLWTTEVFKFNWSRFNIIAALKRMFASPETFVRLGKSLLQAVFIGVAPYIIIRREMHNFLPLYYADAQGISAYMLKTGWDMVRYALVPMFIIAIADFWYTRWSYEENLKMTKDETKDERKQAEGDPVIRAQQRRKMMQMMAKRMLQDVPKADVVITNPTHFAIALRYDATEAPAPIVLAKGADNLAQKIKEVAREHGVPIRENKPLAQALYKAVEVGDMIPAELFQAVATVLASLWKFKAGRAS from the coding sequence ATGGCGCAGCGCGATCCGAGCAAGACCGAAAAAGCGACGCCGAAACGTCGCAAAAAGGCCCGCGGCAAGGGCAACGTCCCGAAATCGCAAGAACTCACCAAGGCCCTGACCATCCTGGCAGGCTCGGTGGGCCTTCTGTTCTACATAGACTTCCTGGCCAAGGACATGCAGACCATCTTCCGGCATTTCCTGGGCAACGCCTTCGGGTTCAATCCCAACCAGCAGAACGTCATCAAGCTGCTCATGTGGCTGGCCGGAGAACTGGCGGCCATGCTGCTGCCCATCATGCTGTTCATCGGGTTCACCGCATGGCTGGTGCTGCGGTTGCAGGTGGGCAAGCTGTGGACCACCGAGGTCTTCAAGTTCAACTGGTCGCGCTTCAACATCATTGCGGCACTCAAGCGCATGTTCGCCTCGCCCGAAACATTCGTGCGCCTGGGCAAGAGCCTGTTGCAGGCCGTGTTCATCGGCGTTGCGCCGTACATCATCATCCGGCGCGAGATGCACAACTTTCTGCCCCTGTACTACGCCGATGCCCAGGGGATCAGCGCGTACATGCTGAAAACCGGGTGGGACATGGTGCGCTACGCCCTGGTGCCCATGTTCATCATAGCCATAGCGGACTTCTGGTACACCCGCTGGAGCTATGAGGAAAACCTGAAGATGACCAAGGACGAAACCAAGGACGAGCGCAAGCAGGCCGAAGGCGACCCCGTGATCCGCGCCCAGCAGCGCCGCAAGATGATGCAGATGATGGCCAAGCGCATGCTGCAGGACGTGCCCAAGGCCGACGTGGTCATCACCAACCCCACCCACTTCGCCATCGCCCTGCGTTACGACGCCACCGAGGCCCCGGCCCCCATCGTGCTGGCCAAGGGCGCGGACAACCTGGCCCAGAAGATCAAGGAAGTGGCCCGCGAACACGGCGTGCCCATCCGCGAGAACAAGCCGCTGGCACAGGCTTTGTATAAAGCGGTGGAGGTCGGCGACATGATTCCCGCCGAACTGTTCCAGGCCGTTGCCACCGTGCTGGCCAGCCTGTGGAAATTCAAGGCGGGCCGCGCATCGTAG